CAACCGGTTTAACACATGAGGAAATAGCTCAACTGCGTGCTGAGCGGCAGGGCTGACACTTATGTCGTACGCATATCATCCGGTTTGCGGCTGTGTTCAAGTTTTTTATCGGTTAATGGTGCCCCGGGCAGGATTCGAACCTGCGACCTATCGCTTAGGAGGCGATCGCTCTATCCGGCTGAGCTACCGGGGCAAGGTCGGTGGCGTGATGGTTTGGGGTAACCGCCGGTTTTAGCCGCCAACTGAAGCCCGGCCAGTCTAGCGGTTTTTTGTGCTATTCCGCAAGACAGGCTTGTAAAGTCGATAGGCAGGTCAGCTAAGGCAATATAATCACTGCGGGGACCTCTAAACCCCCCCTGTAAAAAACCCCCGAGTCTTGCCGAACCGGTGTAAAAGAGCCGTACAGCCATCCCTAGTGCTTGATGGCTCTATCCTCCCTGGAGCTTAGACCTTCACGCTGAGGCAGAAGGGGTCCCGAGTTATTCTTTAGAGAAGCCGCAGAGGCGCCCCCCGAGACCCGGAGGAGCCTCAGAGACGTCCCAAAGATGCCCCAAAGGCGTCATTGCGCTACCCATAGGCTTAGGGCTCTTCATCTTGATAAGGCACCGGCCTATAACCCAAGTGCATTAACCGAAATATCCCTCCTTCGATATTTATAACCGGGGCATCAACCTTTTGGGACAGCAGATGGGCCGCTTGCCGAGTGCGGTTACCGGTTCGGCAGATAAGCGCAATAGGGCGGAGTTCCTGATTTAAGTGAGGCTCTAGATGCTCTATAAAATCCTCGGTGTGGCGGTAGGTTATGGTCTTTGACCCCTCCACGATGCCAGTCTGCTGCCATTCGTAAGGCTCACGAATATCGACCAATACGCCGTTAAATTGCAATAGATCGCCTGGATCAGGGGCTACCGAGTAATAGTTGCTGTGTGCCGGATGCGGTAAGGCAAGAAAGGCTATGGTTAAGAGCAGAGCGATTGCTGGGCAGCGGTATTTTTGGTTGACATCCATCGAATTTAAGCTCACTTGCCTAACGTCAACGTCCTCAGACGGAAGAGTACAAAGCCGATAATCAGAGCTATGAAAGCGAATGTAATCAAGGTGCCAAAGGTGCCCAAATATTCTACCATCCTTTCCCAGTTAGCGCCGGCTGTATAGCCACCAAGGACTAATAGGGAGTTCCAAGCGGTACTGCCGAGAAAGGTAAAGAGCAGGAACTTTGGCATAGGCATGGGCAAGAGGCCTGCGGGAACCGAGACAACGCTGCGCACGGTAGGCAAGAAGCGGCCAAAAAAGACGATCAAGGCGCCGTGACGCGAAAAGACCTTATCCATTGCCGCAATGTCGCTCCTCTTGAATAGATACCAGCGGCCACCTAGAGTTAGCCACCAAATCATCCGTTCCCGGTCAAGCCAGCGGGCCGCATAGTAAATCAGCGTCGAGCCGAAGGTTGAGCCGAGACTGGCCGCTGCCAGCGCCGCTAAGGGGTGGTAATCCCCTTGCGAGGCGGCGTAACCGAGAAAAGGCATCAACGTCTCGGGGGCGATGAAGATCATGGCAATGAAGATGCCAATCAGCCCGAGGTGTTCAAGGATTTCTATGATTATCTCCGCTGCCATCCTGTAGCCCTGATTCTCTCGTACAAATCAACGTAGGCATCAGCTGACCGATCCCATGAGTAATCGGCGCTCATGCCGCGAGCCTGTATCTTTTGCCAAGCCTCTTGATCCTGCCAATAGCTGAGGGCGCGTTCCACGGTCGCGGCTAATGAGCCGGCATCGGCTGCCGCCGTGCAAAAGCCGTTGCCACCGGCGTGCGCATCTACATCGAGCACCGTATCAGCAAGTCCGCCGGTGGGGTTGACCAGCGGGGGAGTGCCGTAGCGCAGCGAGTAGAGCTGGTTGAGACCGCAGGGTTCGAAGCGAGAAGGCATTAGAAAGATATCACTCCCGGCCTCGATGCGGTGTGCCTGTCCCTCATCGTAACCGATGGATACGCCGACCCGACCAGGATGGGCTTGAGCTGCCTGGAGCAATGCTCGCTCCAGGGTGTTATCGCCAGAGCCGAGAATGGCCAGGCGAGCGCCGCTGGCTAACAGCCGGGGCAATGCGCCGAGGATCAAATCGATCCCCTTTTGTTCAACCAAGCGGCCGATAAAGCCGAGCAGGGGGGATTGGGGGTCATCGTCAAGGCCGATTTCTACCGCGATGGCCTGACGGTTTTTGGCCTTGGCTTGAGGGTCAGGGGCAGAGTAGTTGGCGGCTAGATGCGGGTCGGTAGCCGGATCCCACGTTGTGGTGTCAACGCCATTGATAATGCCGTGCAGATCACTGCTGCGCGAGCGCAGCAGGCCGTCGAGTCCCCAGCCGAATGCCGGGGTTTGAATCTCGCGGGCGTAGGTTGGGCTGACTGTGGTGATTGCATCACTGAGGGTTAGCGCGCCCTTGATAAAGGCCAACTCGCCGTAGAACTCCAGCCGTTCGGGGTTCCACATTGCAGCGGGCAACTCGAGCTGAGCAAATACGTCAGCCGAGAAAATGCCGCGGTAGGCCAGGTTGTGGATGCTAAAGACCGTCCGTGGGCGCTCTTGGTGGCTCTCGCTATAGTCCTGCAAAAATACCGGGGCTAGTGCGCTTTGCCAGTCGTTGGCGTGGAGGATATCGGCCTGCCAATCGAGCACCTCCCCGGCGGCGATGGCCGCCGCTACCCGCGACAACCAGTAGAAGCGCAAGTGGTTATCCGGCCACGGCTCCCCGCTGGCGGTGGCATATGGCGATCCAACCCGCTCGAAAAGCTCGGGATCGTCGAGCAGCCATACAGACACCTCGCTGCCCGGGAGCCGGCCTTCAATGATCTTTTGCTTGTGGTACCGGTTGGAGGATTGTGCCTGTCCCTTTGAGGGTGCCGGGGATTGTGCCTGTCCCTTTGAGGGGGTCGGTGCCTGTCCCTTTGGTTGTGCCTGTCCCCCTCCCGGTGCCTGTCCCTCTGATTGGGAGATTTGTGCCTGTCCCTCTGATTGTGCCTGTCCCTTTGTGGAGGATGTCTGTGCCTGTCCCTTTACACTCCCGGCGCCACTGCCGAGGGAGAGGTACTTGATCGGCCCTTCAAGGCGTTCGCGGGCGCTGGGGTAAGCTGGCATCAGAAGACGCACGTCGTGGCCGCGGTCGGCTAGCGCACAGGTGAGTCCGTAAGCGACGTCGCCCAGACCGCCGGTTTTAGCCAGTGGCCAGGCTTCTGCGGTGACAAAGAGAATTTTCAAGGCCTAGTCTCCCGTCCCCAGTGCTCCGTCATCATGGCTACTGCTTACCAGCACCACGGCTGCCAGAGGTGGCAAGGTCAGAGAGACAGAGTAGGGCTGACCGCTCCACGGGATCTCTTCAGCCATAACTCCGCCACCGTTGCCGAGGTTGGAGCCGCCGTAGCAGGCGGCGTCACTGTTTAATCGCTCTTGCCAAAAGCCCGGCTGAGGGACGCCAAGGCGGTATCCGAAGCGCGGAACCGGGGTGAAGTTGAGCGCGACTAGGGAGTAGTCATGGTGTTTTTCTTTGTGCCTGTCCCCTTCCTCACTGTGCCTGTCCCTCTCCAATCCATCTAAATCTCTGTGCCTGTCCCCCTGCAAATCCCCCTGATCATTGTGCCTGTCCCTTTGATCTCTGTGCCTGTCCCCCTCGCTTCGGGCATAACGGTAGTAGCTGAGGACGGACTGGTCGCTGTCGTGGCAATCGGCCCAGGCGAAGCCGCGGTGGTCGAAGTCGTAGTGGTGGAGGGCTGGGCAGCTGGAGTAGAGGGCGTTGAGGTCGGCGATCAGCTGTTGGATGCCGCGGTGGTATTCGGAGCATAGTTCGTGCCAGTCGAGGCCTCGGGTCTCTGACCACTCGTGGCGTTGGGCGAACTCGCAGCCCATGAAGAGCAGCTTCTTGCCGGGGTAGGTGAACTGGTAGGCGTAGAGGAGGCGAAGGTTGGCGAAGGCCTGCCAGTCGTCGCCGGGCATGCGTTGGAGGAGGCTGCCCTTGCCGTGCACTACCTCGTCGTGGCTAAACGGCAGGACGAAGTTCTCGGTGAAGGCGTAGAGCATGCCGAAGGTTAGCTGATCGTGGTGATAGCGCCGGTGGACCGGATCCTCGCGCATGTAGGTCAGGGTGTCGTGCATCCAGCCCATGTTCCACTTCATGGTAAAACCTAGGCCGCCGAGATAGGTCGGGCGGGTAACCTGCGGCCATGAGGTCGACTCCTCGGCTAGTACACAGGTGCCGGGTTGTTCGCCGTGGGTGACGCTATTCATCTCGCGTAGAAACGAAATCGCCTCAAGATTCTCATTGCCGCCGTAGATGTTCGGGATCCAGTCGCCGTCCTCGCGCGAATAATCGAGATAGAGCATGGAGGCGACGGCATCGACCCGGAGCCCGTCGAGGTGGAAGGTCTCTAGCCAGTAGAGGGCGCTGGCGAGCAGGAACGAGCGCACCTCATTACGCCCGAAGTTGAAGATCAGCGTTCCCCAGTCGCGATGCTCACCCTGGCGCGGGTCGGCATGCTCATACAGCTGCGTGCCATCAAACCGGGCCAGGGCCCATTCGTCGCGCGGGAAATGGGCCGGCACCCAATCGAGGATAACGCCGATGCCGTTACAGTGGCAGTGATCGACGAAATAGCGAAAGTCATCAGGCGAGCCGAAACGGCTGGTAGGCGCAAAATAGCCGGTCGTCTGATACCCCCACGAACCGTCAAAGGGGTGCTCGGTGATCGGCAGCAGCTCGATGTGGGTAAAACCGAGGGCGCGGACGTGGTCGACTAGGCGGTGGGCGAGGGTGCGGTAGTCGAGGAACTGACCGTGTTCATCGAGTTGCCACGAACCTAGGTGAACCTCGTAGATAGACATTGGCTGGTGCTGCCAAAAATCCGGGTGCCGGCGGCGGTGCTCCATCCACTCCGCATCCTGCCAGCGATAGTTATCAGGCGGCTCGACAATGGCAGCCGTATTCGGGCGCAGCTCGAAACGCCGCCCGTAAGGATCGGTCTTGGTTAAGACCTCTCCGCTATCGCGATTGCGGATGGCGAACTTATACAGCGCCCCGGGTTCGACAGCCGGGATAAAAATTTCCCAGATCCCGGCCTCAGGGCGCACCTGCATCGGATGGCGAGCGGCGTCCCAGTCATTGAAATCGCCGATCACACTGACCCGATCAGCATTCGGAGCCCACACCGCAAAGCGCACCCCGCGGCTGCCCTGGTGCTCAACCTGGTGGGCACCGAGAAAATTCTGGGTATGCCAGTGACGCCCCTCGCTAAAGAGGTGCAGATCGAAATCGGCGAGCGTCGGGGCCTGCTCATCGCTGGAGCTAGGGGCAACAGCGCCGGGTGACGAAGGTGTTGTTGAGCGCGGCGAAGAGGTCGGTTTACTCACGGCGTTATCCAAATCCAAAAGGCTGTAACAAAAGTTGTGTTCCTAAACTACTAACATGGTAATAGAATTAACTGAAAGATACACACCAGTCCCCACAAGGAGTCTCCGGCCATGCAAGAGAACGCCTCGCCGCGCTACGTTAGCCGCCTGACGCGGAACACCTTAGCCCTGATTCTCGCCGGTGGTCGCGGGACTCGCCTCAAACATCTCACCCAATGGCGCGCCAAACCGGCGGTGCCATTTGGCGGCAAGTTTCGCATAATCGACTTTCCGCTCTCCAACTGCGTTAACTCCGGGATTCGTCGCATCGGAGTGCTGACACAATATAAGGCCCACTCGCTGATTCGCCACATTCGCCAGGGCTGGAGCTCGCTGCGCGCCGATTTCAGCGAGTTCGTCGAACTTTTACCGGCCCAGCAGCGTATCGAGACCTCTTGGTATTTGGGCACCGCCGATGCCGTCTACCAGAGCCTGGACATCGTGCGCATGCACAACCCGGAGCTAGTGCTGATCCTCGCCGGTGACCACGTCTATAAGATGGACTACGGTCCGCTGCTCGCCTACCACGTCGAGAAGGGCGCCGATGTCACCGTCGGCTGCATCGAGGTGCCACTGGACGAGGCCAGCGCCTTCGGGTTGATGAACATCAACGAAGATAATCAGGTGGTGCGTTTCGAAGAGAAGCCGGCCGACCCCACCCCGATGCCCGGCTCGCAGACCCACTCCCTGGCCTCAATGGGCATCTACGTCTTCAATCGCGAGTTCATGTTCAAGGCGCTGGGAGTGGATGCGCGCACCAGCTCCGAGCACGACTTTGGTAAAGACATCATCCCCTCGCTCATCGACAAGGCCCAGGTCTACGCCTATCCTTTCCGTGACCCGGCTACCGGTGATCAGTCATACTGGCGCGATGTCGGAACAGTGGACGCCTTCTGGCGGGCCAACCTGGAGCTCGTCGAAGTCACCCCGGAGCTCAACCTCTGCGACCGCGAGTGGCCTATCTGGACGTTCCAAGAGCAGTTGCCGCCGGCCAAATTCGTCTTCGACGAGGATCAACGCCGCGGCATGGTCGTCGACTCCATGGTCTCGGGTGGCTGTATCGTCGCCGGGGCCTACCTGCGCCGCTCAGTGCTCTTCTCCTCAGTGGTGGTTGATGAGCGGACCAAGGTGCAGGATTCGGTGATCCTCCCTGAGGCGCGCATCGAGCCGGGCTGTCGTATCAGCAACGCGGTTATCGACAAGCACTGCCGCATCGAGGCCGGCACCGTTATTGGTGAGGATCCGGAGGAGGATGCCCGGCGTTTCCATGTTACTGATTCTGGGGTGGTTCTGGTTACCCCAGATATGCTTGGTCAGGAGATCCATGTTGTCTATTGAAAAATCATCGACCACCGGGCCGTCCCCGGACAAGGTACGGGTTGTACTGTGCTGGCACATGCACCAGCCGAGCTACGTCAATCCGGCTAGCGGCGATTACGAATTGCCGTGGACGTACCTTCACGGCATTAAAGACTATACCGACATGGCCGCACACCTTGAGGCCAATCCCCAGGCTCGCGCCGTGGTCAACTTCTCGCCGATCCTGATTGAACAGATTGAGGACTACGCCGAGCAGATCAAGGGTTTCCTGGCGAGCGGCGAGCGCTTGCGGGATCCGCTGCTGAACGCGCTCGCGCAGCCGGTGATTTCCGCCGACCCTGAGCATCGGCGCAGCATCCTCGAGCAGTGCCGGCGCATTAACCGCCCGCGACTAGTCGACCCCTATCCGCAGTATCGGCAGCTGATGGAGTTTGCCGATTTGCTCGACCAGCAGCCGACTATGCTGCGCTATCTCGATGAGAGCTTCCACGAAGATCTGGTCACTTGGTACCACCTGGCCTGGCTGGGAGAGACGGTGCGCGGCAGTGAGCCGCTGGCCAAGCGGCTGATCGAAAAGGGGCATGGATACTCGGTCCACGAGCGGCGCGAGCTCCTGGCCCTGATTGGCGAGCAGCTCTCGGGACTCTTGCCGCGCTATCGTAAGCTGGCTGAGCAGGGGCGGGTTGAGCTGTCGATGACCCCCTACGGCCACCCCATCTTGCCGCTGCTCCAGGACCTCCAATCAGCCCTAGAGGCGTGGCCGGATGCGCCGATGCCGGAACAGGTTACGGCCTATCCTGGGGGCGAGGAGCGGGCCCGCTGGCACCTCGAGCACGGGCGGGAGGTCTTCGAACGCGCCTTTGGCCAGGCGCCGCACGGGTGCTGGCCGTCGGAAGGGGCGTTGAGCGAGCCGACCGTGCGGTTGCTGAGTGAGTGCGGCTTCAAGTGGGCGGCTAGCGGCAGCGGGGTGCTGGAAAATAGCCTCAATGGCAATGGCGTCGAGGAGCAGCAGCGTAATGGCCACTGGCACCGCGCCTACATCTTCCAGGGCGAGGCTAGCGGGGCTGGCGAGAACAGCGTCGAGCCGACGCGGTGCTTTTTCCGCGACGACGGGCTATCCGATGCTATCGGCTTCGTCTACTCCGACTGGCACGGGGATGACGCCGTCGCCAATCTCGTCGTCAAGCTCGAGGAAATCGCTGTTGCTAGCAAAGATCCCGGCAATACGGTGATCAGTATAATCATGGATGGCGAGAACGCCTGGGAGCACTACCCGGCGAACGGCTACTACTTCCTCTCCGGTCTTTACGAAAAGTTGAGCGAACATCCCCGGCTCCACTTGACCACCTTCGCTGAGGCGATTGAGCAGGTAGAGCCGATCGCCCTGGACAGGCTGGTCGCTGGCAGCTGGGTCTACGGCACCCTCTCGACCTGGATCGGTGAGGTCGACAAGAACCGCGCTTGGGAGCTGCTCGTCGCCGCCAAGCAGGCCTACGACAGCCAAATCGATAAACTCGAGGGTCCCGCCCGGGATCGCGCCGAGCGGCAGCTGGCAATCTGCGAAAGCTCGGACTGGTTCTGGTGGTTCGGTGACTACAACCCGCCCGACGTGGTGCGCGACTTCGACCACCTCTTTCGCATCCAACTCGCCGCGCTCTACCAGTGTCTCGGCTTAGAGCCGCCCCAAGAGCTCGATCACCGCTTCACCCACATCGGCACCGGTAGCCCGCAGATGGGCGGGGTCATGCGTCAAGGTCGTCTCGAATCATGAGTGGGCGTGGCCTAACAGAGCAACGACGGGCTGGCGTACTTGCACACTTGAGCTCCTTGCCGGGTGGGCCGGGCAACGGCGACCTAGGCGCACACTCGCGCTACTTCGTAGATTGGCTAGCCAATTGCGGCTTCAGCGTCTGGCAGATGCTACCGCTGGGACCGACCCACGAAGACCTCTGCCCCTACCAGTGCCTGTCCGTCCATGCCGCCGACCCGGGCTTCATCGACCTGCAACAACTCGTCGAAGCCGGCTACCTCAGCGCCGAGCAAGCCATACCGCCGACCGACCTCAGCCGCAGCGAACTCCTCAACTGGCGCTACCAACGCCTGCGCGACGCCAGAGCCGGCTTCGTCGCCCGCCACGGCCAGAACGGAAAGGGACAGGCACAGGGAGAAGAGGGACAGGCACCGCCACCACCACCGCCACCAGAAACAAACTCCGAGCTACGCGAGCTCCGGCAGTTTCGTGCCTGTCACTCTCACTGGTTGGAGGATTACGCCTTGTACATGGCGCTGCGCCGGGAGAACGAGTTCAGGCCCTGGTGGGAGTGGCCGCAGCCGTTGCGTGATCGGCAGCCGCAGGCGTTGGAGGAGGCGCGCGAGCGCCTGGGGGAGGAGTTAAATCAGGTCGTATTCGAGCAATTCATCTTTTTCCGCCAGTGGGCAGCGCTACGCGCCTATGCGGCAGAAAAGGGAGTGCTGCTATTCGGCGACATGCCGATCTTCGTCGCCCACGATAGCGCCGAGGTATGGGCGCAGCGCGAGTACTTCGACCTTGGCGCAGATGGCCAACCGCTGAGTGTTGCCGGCGTGCCGCCCGACTACTTCGCCGCCGATGGCCAGCGCTGGGGCAACCCCCACTACAACTGGCAGCGGATGGCAGAAGACGGCTTCAAGTGGTGGCTGCAGCGCCTGGAGACCCAGCTCGAACTATTCGACTTCGTGCGCCTCGACCACTTCCGCGGCCTAGCCGCCTACTGGTCAATCCCGGTTGAGGCAGAGACCGCCCGCGATGGCCACTGGGAACCGGCCCCAGGCCACGACCTACTTAGCGCAGTGGC
This Halorhodospira halochloris DNA region includes the following protein-coding sequences:
- a CDS encoding rhodanese-like domain-containing protein, whose amino-acid sequence is MSLNSMDVNQKYRCPAIALLLTIAFLALPHPAHSNYYSVAPDPGDLLQFNGVLVDIREPYEWQQTGIVEGSKTITYRHTEDFIEHLEPHLNQELRPIALICRTGNRTRQAAHLLSQKVDAPVINIEGGIFRLMHLGYRPVPYQDEEP
- a CDS encoding DedA family protein → MAAEIIIEILEHLGLIGIFIAMIFIAPETLMPFLGYAASQGDYHPLAALAAASLGSTFGSTLIYYAARWLDRERMIWWLTLGGRWYLFKRSDIAAMDKVFSRHGALIVFFGRFLPTVRSVVSVPAGLLPMPMPKFLLFTFLGSTAWNSLLVLGGYTAGANWERMVEYLGTFGTLITFAFIALIIGFVLFRLRTLTLGK
- the glgA gene encoding glycogen synthase GlgA, with protein sequence MKILFVTAEAWPLAKTGGLGDVAYGLTCALADRGHDVRLLMPAYPSARERLEGPIKYLSLGSGAGSVKGQAQTSSTKGQAQSEGQAQISQSEGQAPGGGQAQPKGQAPTPSKGQAQSPAPSKGQAQSSNRYHKQKIIEGRLPGSEVSVWLLDDPELFERVGSPYATASGEPWPDNHLRFYWLSRVAAAIAAGEVLDWQADILHANDWQSALAPVFLQDYSESHQERPRTVFSIHNLAYRGIFSADVFAQLELPAAMWNPERLEFYGELAFIKGALTLSDAITTVSPTYAREIQTPAFGWGLDGLLRSRSSDLHGIINGVDTTTWDPATDPHLAANYSAPDPQAKAKNRQAIAVEIGLDDDPQSPLLGFIGRLVEQKGIDLILGALPRLLASGARLAILGSGDNTLERALLQAAQAHPGRVGVSIGYDEGQAHRIEAGSDIFLMPSRFEPCGLNQLYSLRYGTPPLVNPTGGLADTVLDVDAHAGGNGFCTAAADAGSLAATVERALSYWQDQEAWQKIQARGMSADYSWDRSADAYVDLYERIRATGWQRR
- the glgB gene encoding 1,4-alpha-glucan branching protein GlgB, producing the protein MSKPTSSPRSTTPSSPGAVAPSSSDEQAPTLADFDLHLFSEGRHWHTQNFLGAHQVEHQGSRGVRFAVWAPNADRVSVIGDFNDWDAARHPMQVRPEAGIWEIFIPAVEPGALYKFAIRNRDSGEVLTKTDPYGRRFELRPNTAAIVEPPDNYRWQDAEWMEHRRRHPDFWQHQPMSIYEVHLGSWQLDEHGQFLDYRTLAHRLVDHVRALGFTHIELLPITEHPFDGSWGYQTTGYFAPTSRFGSPDDFRYFVDHCHCNGIGVILDWVPAHFPRDEWALARFDGTQLYEHADPRQGEHRDWGTLIFNFGRNEVRSFLLASALYWLETFHLDGLRVDAVASMLYLDYSREDGDWIPNIYGGNENLEAISFLREMNSVTHGEQPGTCVLAEESTSWPQVTRPTYLGGLGFTMKWNMGWMHDTLTYMREDPVHRRYHHDQLTFGMLYAFTENFVLPFSHDEVVHGKGSLLQRMPGDDWQAFANLRLLYAYQFTYPGKKLLFMGCEFAQRHEWSETRGLDWHELCSEYHRGIQQLIADLNALYSSCPALHHYDFDHRGFAWADCHDSDQSVLSYYRYARSEGDRHRDQRDRHNDQGDLQGDRHRDLDGLERDRHSEEGDRHKEKHHDYSLVALNFTPVPRFGYRLGVPQPGFWQERLNSDAACYGGSNLGNGGGVMAEEIPWSGQPYSVSLTLPPLAAVVLVSSSHDDGALGTGD
- the glgC gene encoding glucose-1-phosphate adenylyltransferase, producing the protein MQENASPRYVSRLTRNTLALILAGGRGTRLKHLTQWRAKPAVPFGGKFRIIDFPLSNCVNSGIRRIGVLTQYKAHSLIRHIRQGWSSLRADFSEFVELLPAQQRIETSWYLGTADAVYQSLDIVRMHNPELVLILAGDHVYKMDYGPLLAYHVEKGADVTVGCIEVPLDEASAFGLMNINEDNQVVRFEEKPADPTPMPGSQTHSLASMGIYVFNREFMFKALGVDARTSSEHDFGKDIIPSLIDKAQVYAYPFRDPATGDQSYWRDVGTVDAFWRANLELVEVTPELNLCDREWPIWTFQEQLPPAKFVFDEDQRRGMVVDSMVSGGCIVAGAYLRRSVLFSSVVVDERTKVQDSVILPEARIEPGCRISNAVIDKHCRIEAGTVIGEDPEEDARRFHVTDSGVVLVTPDMLGQEIHVVY
- a CDS encoding glycoside hydrolase — translated: MSIEKSSTTGPSPDKVRVVLCWHMHQPSYVNPASGDYELPWTYLHGIKDYTDMAAHLEANPQARAVVNFSPILIEQIEDYAEQIKGFLASGERLRDPLLNALAQPVISADPEHRRSILEQCRRINRPRLVDPYPQYRQLMEFADLLDQQPTMLRYLDESFHEDLVTWYHLAWLGETVRGSEPLAKRLIEKGHGYSVHERRELLALIGEQLSGLLPRYRKLAEQGRVELSMTPYGHPILPLLQDLQSALEAWPDAPMPEQVTAYPGGEERARWHLEHGREVFERAFGQAPHGCWPSEGALSEPTVRLLSECGFKWAASGSGVLENSLNGNGVEEQQRNGHWHRAYIFQGEASGAGENSVEPTRCFFRDDGLSDAIGFVYSDWHGDDAVANLVVKLEEIAVASKDPGNTVISIIMDGENAWEHYPANGYYFLSGLYEKLSEHPRLHLTTFAEAIEQVEPIALDRLVAGSWVYGTLSTWIGEVDKNRAWELLVAAKQAYDSQIDKLEGPARDRAERQLAICESSDWFWWFGDYNPPDVVRDFDHLFRIQLAALYQCLGLEPPQELDHRFTHIGTGSPQMGGVMRQGRLES
- the malQ gene encoding 4-alpha-glucanotransferase, whose protein sequence is MSGRGLTEQRRAGVLAHLSSLPGGPGNGDLGAHSRYFVDWLANCGFSVWQMLPLGPTHEDLCPYQCLSVHAADPGFIDLQQLVEAGYLSAEQAIPPTDLSRSELLNWRYQRLRDARAGFVARHGQNGKGQAQGEEGQAPPPPPPPETNSELRELRQFRACHSHWLEDYALYMALRRENEFRPWWEWPQPLRDRQPQALEEARERLGEELNQVVFEQFIFFRQWAALRAYAAEKGVLLFGDMPIFVAHDSAEVWAQREYFDLGADGQPLSVAGVPPDYFAADGQRWGNPHYNWQRMAEDGFKWWLQRLETQLELFDFVRLDHFRGLAAYWSIPVEAETARDGHWEPAPGHDLLSAVAQRFGQIPLVAEDLGIITDDVVALREQFALPGMKVLQFAFDSDSANPYLPHNHTADSVVYTGTHDNDTTMGWYADLEPWVTERMHSYLGHPNEPMPWPLVRASLASVSGLAILPLQDLLALGSDHRMNIPGVAEGNWRWRFEWEWLPDDLSGWLWELNYLYGRV